Sequence from the Nocardiopsis sp. YSL2 genome:
GAAGGCCCACGGCAGTCACTGTGTCTGACCTGCGACGGAAGCGTTGTCGCTGATCGGGAGAACCGGTCTACCCTTTCGAGACCCGCGTGATCGAGTACCAGACCGGCGGCGGCCTGGACTGGGACTGACCTGCGAGGACACGGCCCCCCGGGCCCTTCGGCGGAGGGTGCGCGGAGCCGTCTCGGGAGCCCTCCGGTGGAACCGGACGCCTCCCTTCCCACCGTGGCCCCGGCCGGACGTATGGCCGGGGCCACGGTCGTGTCCGGGACGGGTGGGCGGCGGGCGGCGTCACGGAGCCAGGCTCGGCGGGGTCCGCACGCCGTGGTCGCGGCGCAGCGCGGACAGGGCCGCCAGGTAGCCCGCCATTCCGTGCACCCCGGGGCCGGGCGGTGTGGAGGCCGAGCACAGGTAGACCCCCGGCAGCGGCGTGCGGTGGGCGTCCCACCGGGGCGCGGGGCGCAGGACCGCCTGGCGCAGGGACATGGCCCCGGCGGAGATGTCGCCGCCCACGTAGTTGGGGTTGTACTCCTCCATCCGCGCGGCGGAGACGCCCCGCGCGGCGATGACGGTGTCGGAGAAGCCGGGGGCGAAGGCCTCGATGCGGCGGCGGACCAGGTCCACGGGGTCGCGGGTGTCGCCGTTGGGCACGTGGGCGTAGGCCCACACCGGGCGACGGCCGTTCCGGGCGCGGCCGGGGTCGGCCACGGCCGGGTCCACCAGCAGCACGAACGGTTCCGCCACGCGTCGGCCGCGGGCCGTCGCGGTCTCGGCGGCGGCGATCTCCGCGGCGGTGCCGCCCAGGTGGACGGTGCCCGCCGTGCCCACCTCCGGGGCGGCCCAGGGGATGGGCCCGCCGACGAGGAAGTCCGCCTTGGCCGCACCGGGCGCGTATCGATAGCGCTCCAGCGCCCGCCGGTAGCCGGCCGGTAGCCGGCCGCGCGCCAGACGCAGGAGGCCCTGGGGCGCCACGTCCAGCAGCACCGAGCGGGCGCGCGGGAGGTCGCGCAGGTCCCCGACGTCGTGGCCGGTGCGGATGACGCCGCCGTGCGCGGTGAAGTCGGCGGCCAGGGCGTCGGCGACGGTGGCACTCCCGCCCCGTGGCAGCGGCCATCCGGTGCCCGTGTGCGCGAGGTGCCCCAGCAGGGCGGCCACGGCGGCGCCGGGGAGCGAGGGCAGGGGGCCGACCACGTGCGCGGCGACACCGGCGAACAGGGCCCTGGCCGCCTCGGTGGTGAAGGGGCCGCGGCCGAACCCGTGCGCCAGGACGCGCCGGGCCAGCAGGAGCGCCGCTGCCGGGTCGGAGGGGAGCGAGCGCTGACCGGACATGACCAGGTCGACCACACCGCGGCTGTGCGCCACGAGCGGGCCCATGAGGCGGCGCCACCGGTCCGCGTCCGCGCCCAGTCCGGCACAGGTGTCCTCCAGGTCCGACCACGCCACGGCCGCGCCGCCGCCGGGAAGCGGGTGGGCGTAGGAGGCGGCGGGCCGCAGGAGTTCCACCCCCCGGGCGGCGAGGTCGAACTCGCGGAAGAAGCGGGACGACGCGGCCATCGGGTGGACGGCCGCGCAGAGGTCGTGGACGACGTCGGAGTCGAACAGCGGCTCCGTGCGCAGGCCCCCGCCGACCGCGTCGTGCCGTTCGTGGAGCTCCACGGCCAGCCCGGCGCGGGCGAGGGTGACCGCCGCGGCGAGCCCGTTGGGTCCGCTGCCGACCACCACCGCGTCGACGCCTGCCATGGGGGTTCCTCCGCTGTCGCCGGTCGGATTCCCAGCCTCTCACGCGCGCGTGGGCGGTGTCCGGTACGGCGGCCGGGACACGGGGCCGGGCCGTGCCGCGATCGGAAGGCACCCGCCCGGCCCGGGAGCGGGTCGATCACACCGGCGCGTCCGCCAGTTCCAGGAGCTGCTCGCATCCGCTGCCCTCCCCGTGCTCGACCGCCGCGAGCAGCAGGCCCTCGAAGCGCAGGAGGAAATCCCTCATCGCGGATGATCCGAGCCGCCGGGAGTCGGCCCTCAGGCTCAACTCGATCCCCTGCTCACCCGCATCGGCGATGTTGAGGAAGAGCATCAGGTTGTCACGCTCGGCCCCGGCCCCGACCCCGGTACTCGTGCTCGGCAGCGCGGCCCTGACCTGCTCGGCCGTCGGAACGCCGCCCGTCGGCGCCTGGCGGCCCACGGGGCGCAGGTCGTTGAAGTAGTAGGCCAGGTCCAGGTCGGTACCCCGTTCCCTGGCCACGGTTTCGCGCAGTCGTGTGGTCTGCGCCCTGTCGCAGCGCGCGTTGCGGTAGGCGGTCACGGAGGAGGACCAGGCGCTACGGGCCACGGCGGCGAAGTCCTTGCCGGTGAGGTCGACGTCGGCGGGGACGTCCTGGGCCAGGTTTCCCACGTAGCCGCGCAGCTCGGGGCGCCCCCGGTT
This genomic interval carries:
- a CDS encoding NAD(P)/FAD-dependent oxidoreductase, which produces MAGVDAVVVGSGPNGLAAAVTLARAGLAVELHERHDAVGGGLRTEPLFDSDVVHDLCAAVHPMAASSRFFREFDLAARGVELLRPAASYAHPLPGGGAAVAWSDLEDTCAGLGADADRWRRLMGPLVAHSRGVVDLVMSGQRSLPSDPAAALLLARRVLAHGFGRGPFTTEAARALFAGVAAHVVGPLPSLPGAAVAALLGHLAHTGTGWPLPRGGSATVADALAADFTAHGGVIRTGHDVGDLRDLPRARSVLLDVAPQGLLRLARGRLPAGYRRALERYRYAPGAAKADFLVGGPIPWAAPEVGTAGTVHLGGTAAEIAAAETATARGRRVAEPFVLLVDPAVADPGRARNGRRPVWAYAHVPNGDTRDPVDLVRRRIEAFAPGFSDTVIAARGVSAARMEEYNPNYVGGDISAGAMSLRQAVLRPAPRWDAHRTPLPGVYLCSASTPPGPGVHGMAGYLAALSALRRDHGVRTPPSLAP